A DNA window from Halorussus salinus contains the following coding sequences:
- a CDS encoding heavy metal translocating P-type ATPase has protein sequence MSEKHAESYPEDAPDECTLCGLPTGDAPITDDVLESAEEVPGAYCCRGCLEIARTVEEVESADAEVVRDERGGGGVEDAPDDADHTYLGVEGMHCATCETFIESAAADAEGVHAADASYATDMLRVAHDEETDLDALGRTLDRYGYAVGDPEGGTAADDRADTQIVRFLLGGGVFGMMVMLWYVLFLYPTYLGFDPLVDLGDYAGLYLFGNVWLMSSLVLFYTGYPILRGAVVSLRAGQPNMDLLVSLAALSSYAYSSVAVLVGRTHVYFDVTVAIVLVVTLGNYYEERIKRRAASGLSELTSARVSEATRVTADGSHESVPVADLAPGDRLLVRPGERVPVDGEVAEGTAAVDESLVTGESLPETRRPGDSVLGGTVVTDDPLVVEVGDEAESTLDRLVDLLWEIQSSRSGVQRLADKLATLFVPTVLLLAAVATGWRLVTGAPVADALLAGLTVLIVSCPCALGLATPLAVASGIREAADRGVVVASDAVFESASEADVVLLDKTGTLTDGRMAVQDVVVDDSRESEVASEEVVARAAALERYSAHPIAEAIVAAGGSDTAVDAGSESGTGPVTADSTATATAPEADSEETADRAATATTTADRTATATTATAADADISETATADSTATADRTATLLDARNVETHDRGVTGEVETGESETGELGGDEIAVGHPDMLDSRGFAVADSLREAAAAARAEGHVPVAVGWAGRARGVVVVGDSPREGWRDSVADLADGREVVVLTGDDERAAARFRADPNVSEVFAGVPPEAKAETVERLESRGTVAMVGDGSNDAPALATADIGVALGSGTDLAGDAADAVIVEGGLDAVVAAFDVARGTNRRIRHNLGWAFLYNAVAVPLALAGLLNPLFAALAMGTSSLVVVANSSRSLGGQSRGSDGGRT, from the coding sequence ATGAGTGAGAAACACGCGGAGAGTTACCCCGAAGACGCCCCCGACGAGTGTACCCTCTGTGGACTGCCGACCGGCGACGCGCCGATAACCGACGACGTGCTGGAGTCCGCCGAGGAGGTCCCCGGCGCGTACTGCTGTCGGGGGTGTCTCGAAATCGCGCGGACCGTCGAGGAAGTGGAGTCGGCCGACGCCGAGGTGGTCCGCGACGAGCGCGGTGGCGGCGGGGTCGAAGACGCGCCCGACGACGCCGACCACACGTACCTCGGCGTCGAGGGGATGCACTGCGCGACCTGCGAGACGTTCATCGAGTCGGCCGCCGCCGACGCCGAGGGCGTCCACGCCGCCGACGCGAGCTACGCCACCGACATGCTCCGGGTCGCTCACGACGAGGAGACCGACCTCGACGCGCTCGGGCGCACACTCGACCGGTACGGCTACGCGGTCGGCGACCCCGAGGGCGGAACCGCCGCCGACGACCGGGCCGACACCCAAATCGTCCGGTTCCTGCTCGGCGGCGGCGTCTTCGGCATGATGGTGATGCTGTGGTACGTCTTGTTCCTCTATCCCACTTACCTCGGTTTCGACCCCCTCGTGGACCTCGGCGACTACGCGGGCCTCTACCTGTTCGGCAACGTCTGGCTGATGTCCTCGCTCGTGCTGTTCTACACGGGCTACCCCATCCTGCGCGGCGCGGTGGTCAGCTTGCGGGCCGGACAGCCCAACATGGACCTGCTGGTCTCGCTCGCGGCGCTGAGTTCCTACGCCTACAGCAGCGTCGCGGTGCTGGTCGGCCGAACGCACGTCTACTTCGACGTGACCGTCGCCATCGTGCTGGTCGTGACGCTGGGCAACTACTACGAGGAGCGCATCAAGCGGAGAGCCGCCAGCGGCCTCTCGGAACTGACCAGCGCCAGAGTCTCAGAGGCTACCCGCGTCACGGCGGACGGAAGCCACGAATCGGTCCCGGTCGCCGACCTCGCGCCGGGCGACCGTCTCCTCGTCCGGCCGGGCGAGCGCGTGCCCGTGGACGGCGAAGTCGCGGAGGGCACCGCCGCGGTGGACGAGTCGCTCGTGACCGGCGAGTCGTTGCCCGAGACCCGCAGGCCCGGCGATTCGGTTCTCGGGGGCACCGTCGTCACCGACGACCCGCTCGTGGTCGAAGTCGGCGACGAGGCCGAGAGTACCCTCGACAGGCTCGTGGACCTGCTCTGGGAGATTCAGAGTTCCCGGTCGGGCGTCCAGCGACTCGCCGACAAGCTGGCGACGCTGTTCGTGCCGACGGTGCTTCTCCTCGCCGCGGTAGCGACCGGTTGGCGACTCGTGACTGGCGCGCCGGTCGCCGACGCGCTGCTGGCGGGCCTGACGGTCCTCATCGTCTCGTGTCCCTGCGCGCTCGGGCTGGCGACCCCGCTGGCCGTGGCCTCGGGCATTCGCGAGGCGGCCGACCGCGGCGTCGTCGTCGCCTCCGACGCCGTGTTCGAGTCCGCGTCCGAGGCCGACGTGGTTCTCCTCGACAAGACCGGGACGCTGACCGACGGGCGAATGGCGGTGCAGGACGTGGTGGTGGACGATTCCCGCGAGTCGGAAGTGGCGTCCGAGGAGGTCGTCGCCCGCGCCGCGGCGCTCGAACGCTACTCGGCCCACCCCATCGCGGAGGCCATCGTGGCGGCTGGCGGTTCTGACACGGCGGTCGATGCTGGCTCGGAATCCGGAACCGGACCTGTGACCGCCGACAGCACCGCCACTGCGACCGCTCCTGAAGCCGACTCCGAGGAGACCGCAGACCGCGCCGCAACAGCGACAACGACCGCAGACCGCACTGCGACCGCGACGACAGCGACCGCCGCTGATGCCGACATCAGTGAGACCGCAACCGCCGACAGCACCGCGACCGCAGACCGCACTGCGACCCTACTCGACGCCCGAAACGTCGAGACCCACGACCGAGGAGTGACCGGCGAGGTCGAAACCGGCGAATCCGAGACCGGCGAACTCGGCGGCGACGAAATTGCGGTCGGCCACCCCGACATGCTCGACTCGCGCGGATTCGCGGTCGCCGACTCGCTCCGCGAGGCCGCCGCCGCGGCTCGCGCCGAGGGTCACGTCCCCGTCGCGGTCGGGTGGGCGGGCCGAGCGCGTGGCGTTGTGGTCGTCGGCGATAGTCCCCGAGAGGGGTGGCGCGACTCGGTGGCCGACCTCGCTGACGGTCGGGAAGTCGTCGTCCTGACGGGCGACGACGAGCGGGCGGCCGCGCGGTTCCGCGCGGACCCGAACGTCTCGGAGGTGTTCGCCGGAGTGCCGCCCGAGGCGAAGGCCGAGACCGTCGAACGACTCGAATCGCGGGGCACCGTGGCGATGGTCGGCGACGGGAGCAACGACGCGCCCGCGTTGGCGACCGCCGACATCGGCGTGGCGCTCGGGAGCGGGACCGACCTCGCGGGCGACGCCGCCGACGCCGTCATCGTGGAGGGCGGCCTCGACGCCGTGGTCGCGGCGTTCGACGTGGCCCGCGGGACCAACCGCCGGATTCGCCACAACCTCGGGTGGGCGTTCCTCTACAACGCCGTGGCGGTCCCGCTCGCGCTCGCTGGTCTGCTGAACCCGCTGTTCGCCGCGCTGGCGATGGGCACCAGCAGTCTGGTCGTCGTGGCGAACTCCTCGCGGTCGCTCGGCGGGCAGTCTCGCGGGTCGGACGGCGGACGAACGTAA
- a CDS encoding sulfite exporter TauE/SafE family protein, with protein MLALLGHGALASSLDYRALASSLAHAAPLPLHGHGGPLPTGNVDAAVFLVVGLLGGAHCLGMCGPLVSVYADRLRAQEEAAGESNDLTLRQVRQHVLFNLGRTAGYAAVGALLGFVGAVTVGAMEQVLAAGTGVQATTALLAGAFIGVTGVSYVGGSAAHPSLGPFDDLFGRVSAALTRRVDAFVGDARIAGLGVVHALLPCPITYPAYVYAFALGDPVRGAFLLALVGLGTFPTLLVYGTVFGSLSASKRVHQVLGVAFVVLGYLMVAHGLALLGIDAPRVMLPLPAPEYQPLG; from the coding sequence ATGCTCGCGCTCCTCGGCCACGGCGCGCTGGCCTCGTCGCTCGATTACCGCGCGCTGGCGTCGTCACTCGCCCACGCCGCGCCGCTCCCGCTCCACGGTCACGGCGGCCCGCTCCCGACCGGGAACGTGGACGCCGCGGTGTTCCTCGTGGTCGGCCTCCTCGGGGGTGCCCACTGTCTCGGGATGTGCGGTCCGCTGGTGAGCGTCTACGCCGACCGACTCCGAGCGCAGGAGGAGGCCGCCGGTGAGTCGAACGACCTCACGCTCCGGCAGGTCCGCCAGCACGTCCTGTTCAACCTCGGGCGGACGGCGGGCTACGCCGCCGTCGGGGCGTTGCTCGGCTTCGTCGGTGCGGTCACGGTCGGCGCGATGGAACAGGTGCTAGCGGCCGGGACCGGCGTGCAGGCGACGACCGCGTTGCTCGCGGGAGCGTTCATCGGCGTGACCGGAGTCAGCTACGTCGGCGGGTCGGCCGCCCACCCCTCGCTCGGACCGTTCGACGACCTGTTCGGCCGGGTGAGCGCGGCGTTGACCCGCCGGGTGGACGCCTTCGTCGGCGACGCCCGCATCGCGGGACTCGGCGTGGTTCACGCCCTCCTCCCGTGTCCCATCACGTACCCGGCGTACGTCTACGCCTTCGCGCTCGGCGACCCGGTTCGCGGGGCGTTCCTGCTGGCGCTCGTCGGTCTCGGCACGTTCCCGACGCTGTTGGTGTACGGCACCGTCTTCGGGTCGCTGTCGGCGAGCAAGCGAGTCCATCAGGTGTTGGGCGTCGCGTTCGTCGTGCTGGGGTATCTGATGGTCGCGCACGGACTCGCGCTGCTCGGCATCGACGCGCCCCGCGTGATGCTCCCGCTCCCGGCACCGGAGTACCAACCGTTGGGATAA
- a CDS encoding cytochrome c oxidase subunit II encodes MEIHAYEKFWLAAALLLIVGFIATVSYGAVGAGVEMIADDGGTVDPQALDEHPKFSDPGVYESGPNEYDVYVVAQQFAFRPGTAEPIRVPADSTVTFHVTSADVIHGFEVVGTNGNTMAIPGQVATFTVEVGGPKEYGLLCNEYCGSAHHAMEGSMEVVPKDEFNATGGA; translated from the coding sequence ATGGAGATACACGCATACGAGAAGTTCTGGCTCGCGGCGGCGCTCCTGCTCATCGTCGGCTTCATCGCGACCGTCTCCTACGGCGCAGTCGGGGCTGGCGTCGAGATGATAGCCGACGACGGCGGGACCGTGGACCCCCAAGCACTCGACGAGCATCCGAAGTTTAGCGACCCCGGCGTCTACGAGTCCGGCCCGAACGAGTACGACGTGTACGTCGTCGCCCAGCAGTTCGCGTTCCGACCGGGCACCGCCGAACCGATTCGGGTGCCCGCCGACAGCACCGTGACGTTCCACGTGACCTCCGCCGACGTGATTCACGGCTTCGAGGTCGTGGGCACCAACGGCAACACGATGGCCATCCCCGGACAGGTCGCGACGTTCACGGTCGAAGTCGGCGGCCCGAAGGAGTACGGCCTGCTCTGCAACGAGTACTGCGGGTCGGCCCACCACGCGATGGAGGGGAGCATGGAAGTCGTCCCGAAAGACGAGTTCAACGCGACGGGAGGTGCCTGA
- a CDS encoding b(o/a)3-type cytochrome-c oxidase subunit 1: MATFVDRYPEEASVVKATLVVSFLSLGIGALFGLVQALHRTGYLRFLDSVDYYTILTGHGVLLALVFTIFFLMGLFTWAVVQSLERPLPDIRLSWAWVGLTTTGATFAAVAILAGLIPSIDMSADVLYTFYAPLMAHPLFYVGLAMFIVGTWLAGADWFLAYREWRAENPDERIPLQTFMVLTTMLMWYLATLGVAVSTVFFLIPWSFGWVETVNPLLTRTLFWFFGHPVVYFWLMPAYLMWYTVLPKLAGGRLFSDPLARVVFVLFLLLSTPVGIHHQYLDPGIAEGFKFIAMTNTMFLLLPSLLTAFTVVASMEHGARQRGGEGYVSWLGSLPWRDPAFTGMALAGVMFAAGGFSGMINAGMNINYLIHNTLWVPGHFHLTVGTAVALTMMAGSYWLVPQLTGKRLYSRPIGLLQVVVWFVGMVLMSNAMHRGGLAGIPRRTAEPQYQNFDFSMALGTVGEIRAGIAIGGTLLFVSVVLFLVNILLSAFEEPIENPVDDSLPEPLSGASGSPVVLDNLRLWTAIAVVLVILAYTLPLAGIVGDAGLLGDVPGVPVWVSANAEATLDLLTEVIA, encoded by the coding sequence ATGGCGACGTTCGTAGACCGCTATCCGGAGGAGGCGTCGGTCGTCAAGGCGACGCTCGTCGTCTCGTTCCTCTCGCTCGGTATCGGGGCGCTGTTCGGGCTGGTGCAGGCGCTCCACCGGACGGGCTACTTGCGCTTCCTCGACTCGGTGGACTACTACACCATCCTGACGGGCCACGGGGTACTCCTCGCGCTGGTGTTCACCATCTTCTTCCTGATGGGACTGTTCACGTGGGCGGTCGTCCAGAGTCTGGAACGCCCGCTTCCGGACATCAGACTGTCGTGGGCGTGGGTCGGCCTCACGACGACCGGCGCGACGTTCGCGGCGGTCGCCATCCTCGCGGGCCTGATTCCGAGCATCGACATGAGCGCGGACGTGCTGTACACCTTCTACGCGCCGCTGATGGCTCACCCGCTGTTCTACGTCGGGCTGGCGATGTTCATCGTCGGGACGTGGCTGGCGGGGGCCGACTGGTTCCTCGCGTACCGCGAGTGGCGCGCCGAGAACCCCGACGAGCGCATCCCGCTCCAGACGTTCATGGTGCTGACGACGATGCTGATGTGGTATCTGGCCACGCTCGGCGTCGCCGTCTCGACGGTGTTCTTCCTCATCCCGTGGTCGTTCGGCTGGGTCGAGACCGTCAATCCGCTGCTCACGCGGACGCTGTTCTGGTTCTTCGGCCACCCCGTCGTGTACTTCTGGCTGATGCCAGCCTACCTGATGTGGTACACCGTTCTGCCGAAGCTGGCGGGCGGACGGCTGTTCAGCGACCCCCTCGCGCGGGTCGTGTTCGTGCTGTTCCTCCTGCTCTCGACCCCGGTCGGCATCCACCACCAGTATCTCGACCCCGGCATCGCGGAGGGCTTCAAGTTCATCGCGATGACCAACACGATGTTCCTCCTGTTGCCGAGTCTGCTGACCGCGTTCACCGTGGTCGCCAGCATGGAACACGGCGCGCGACAGCGCGGCGGCGAGGGCTACGTGAGTTGGCTCGGGTCGCTCCCGTGGCGCGACCCCGCGTTCACCGGGATGGCGCTGGCGGGCGTGATGTTCGCGGCTGGCGGCTTCTCGGGCATGATAAACGCCGGGATGAACATCAACTACCTCATCCACAACACGCTGTGGGTGCCGGGGCACTTCCACCTGACCGTCGGCACCGCGGTCGCGCTGACGATGATGGCCGGGTCCTACTGGCTCGTCCCGCAACTGACCGGTAAGCGCCTGTACAGCCGCCCCATCGGCCTGCTACAGGTCGTCGTGTGGTTCGTCGGGATGGTGCTGATGTCGAACGCGATGCACCGCGGCGGTCTCGCCGGAATCCCGCGCCGGACCGCCGAACCCCAGTACCAGAACTTCGACTTCTCGATGGCGCTCGGGACCGTCGGCGAGATTCGCGCCGGAATCGCCATCGGCGGGACGCTGCTGTTCGTCTCGGTCGTGCTGTTCCTCGTCAACATCCTGCTGTCGGCGTTCGAGGAGCCAATCGAGAACCCGGTGGACGACAGCCTGCCCGAACCGCTCTCGGGCGCGAGCGGGAGTCCGGTCGTCCTCGACAACCTCCGGCTCTGGACCGCCATCGCGGTCGTGCTGGTGATTCTGGCCTACACGCTCCCGCTGGCTGGCATCGTCGGCGACGCCGGGCTGTTGGGCGACGTGCCGGGCGTCCCGGTCTGGGTGTCCGCGAACGCCGAGGCCACGCTCGACCTGCTAACGGAGGTGATAGCATGA
- a CDS encoding CbaC protein, producing MKMSRAGLLVAVAFGIPVAIELRVLFSFFGVELPLVSVVVFEALFLLLVAVLYSLNAEPKSASKH from the coding sequence ATGAAGATGTCCCGCGCGGGTCTCCTCGTGGCAGTCGCGTTCGGCATCCCGGTCGCCATCGAACTCCGAGTGCTGTTCAGCTTCTTCGGGGTCGAACTCCCGCTAGTGTCGGTGGTCGTGTTCGAGGCGCTGTTCTTGCTCCTCGTCGCGGTCCTCTACAGCCTCAACGCGGAACCGAAATCGGCGAGCAAGCACTGA
- a CDS encoding DUF7546 family protein, which produces MTTDASSNADADSSVPESGRSLGRPARAARTFVALTVAEAVVVLAYLALAGTEVVSLRYLAYPFVWINAALLAVAYAPIPRPTDRWQVGATAVGVGYFGALCVAGGLASLGDGSGVGTLTVAAAAPGWGPLVVVSGGALHLTLVPFKLVGYAGLATLASAAVARASRGLLGGALGLVTCVSCTGSVLGTLLAGVGGSSVAVSAVLARSYDLSTAVFLLAIGGLWVGLQR; this is translated from the coding sequence ATGACGACCGACGCCTCCTCGAACGCCGACGCCGATTCGTCGGTTCCGGAGTCGGGTCGGTCGCTCGGCCGCCCGGCGCGGGCCGCCCGGACGTTCGTCGCGCTGACGGTCGCGGAGGCGGTGGTCGTCCTCGCGTATCTGGCGCTCGCCGGGACCGAGGTGGTCTCGCTCCGGTACCTCGCCTACCCCTTCGTCTGGATAAACGCGGCGCTCCTCGCGGTCGCGTACGCGCCGATTCCGCGACCGACCGACCGATGGCAGGTCGGCGCGACCGCGGTCGGCGTCGGTTACTTCGGGGCGCTCTGCGTCGCGGGCGGTCTCGCGTCGCTGGGCGACGGCTCGGGAGTCGGGACACTGACGGTCGCCGCAGCCGCGCCCGGCTGGGGACCGCTGGTCGTCGTCTCGGGTGGCGCACTCCACCTCACGCTCGTCCCGTTCAAACTGGTCGGCTACGCCGGGCTGGCGACGCTCGCGTCCGCCGCGGTCGCCCGTGCGAGTCGCGGCCTGTTAGGCGGTGCGCTCGGTCTCGTGACCTGCGTCAGTTGCACCGGGTCGGTGCTGGGCACACTGCTGGCTGGCGTCGGCGGCTCGTCGGTCGCCGTCTCGGCGGTGCTGGCTCGGTCCTACGACCTCTCGACCGCGGTGTTCCTGCTCGCAATCGGCGGGCTGTGGGTCGGCCTACAGCGGTGA
- a CDS encoding outer membrane protein assembly factor BamB family protein: MLPSSDSDTSLPDAPTGAWTQYGADGANTFATNVSAPSRGNLAWTSEAFTRWQPVVSDGTVYTTNFDPSNDGSAIALDAQDGTERWRTTLDASGENATVVVGDRCVVAYDTELVGLDSRTGERVWRATTNGLDFSELLVADEATETVLVGSDEGIEAFRAANGERRWETDAVRRLVRSPAVYDGRVFAVGSVDGAPSLVALSLEDGSERWRSELASVPESAAPVATREGVVVSDDRTLVVYDEETGDRCCELVSFGEEVAPRTVAAADGTLFVTSESGAVAVDSETGAERWRRDTPVYDSGICVGTETVVFPLDAPEFEPNEKTISAFHRDSGEMRWYYALDSNFHDDVTSPPVLVDGAVFFTANNIDGLAALGDVPEREE; the protein is encoded by the coding sequence ATGCTTCCGTCGTCGGACTCGGATACGTCTTTGCCGGACGCTCCCACGGGAGCGTGGACACAGTACGGCGCCGACGGGGCGAACACGTTCGCGACGAACGTCTCCGCACCATCGCGGGGAAACTTAGCGTGGACATCGGAGGCCTTCACACGCTGGCAACCTGTCGTTTCCGACGGGACGGTGTACACGACGAACTTCGACCCCAGCAACGACGGGAGCGCTATCGCACTCGACGCGCAGGACGGCACCGAACGGTGGCGGACCACCCTCGACGCCAGCGGGGAGAACGCGACCGTCGTCGTCGGCGACCGATGTGTCGTGGCGTACGACACGGAACTCGTCGGACTCGACTCCCGAACGGGCGAGCGGGTCTGGAGGGCGACGACGAACGGACTCGACTTTTCGGAACTGCTCGTCGCGGACGAGGCCACCGAAACCGTACTGGTCGGTTCCGACGAGGGCATCGAGGCGTTTCGGGCGGCGAACGGGGAGCGACGCTGGGAGACCGACGCGGTACGCCGACTCGTCCGTTCGCCCGCGGTGTACGACGGGCGCGTGTTCGCAGTTGGAAGCGTGGACGGAGCGCCGTCGCTCGTTGCCCTCTCGCTGGAGGACGGCTCGGAGCGCTGGCGGAGCGAACTCGCGTCCGTGCCCGAATCCGCCGCGCCCGTCGCGACCCGAGAGGGAGTGGTCGTCTCCGACGACCGGACGCTCGTGGTCTACGACGAGGAGACCGGCGACCGGTGCTGTGAACTCGTCTCGTTCGGTGAGGAGGTGGCTCCTCGGACGGTCGCCGCCGCCGACGGGACCCTGTTCGTCACCAGCGAGTCCGGTGCCGTCGCGGTCGATAGCGAAACCGGAGCGGAGCGATGGCGTCGCGACACGCCGGTCTACGACTCGGGAATCTGTGTCGGGACCGAAACGGTCGTGTTCCCGCTCGACGCCCCCGAGTTCGAACCCAACGAGAAGACGATCAGCGCGTTCCATCGCGACTCGGGAGAGATGCGCTGGTACTACGCGCTCGATTCGAACTTCCACGACGACGTAACGTCACCGCCGGTGCTGGTCGATGGGGCCGTGTTCTTTACCGCCAACAACATCGACGGTCTCGCGGCCCTCGGCGACGTGCCCGAACGCGAGGAGTAG
- a CDS encoding phospholipase C/P1 nuclease family protein, whose translation MESEKTSRRTVLKAIGGTAAFAGATGVGNAATRQGTVAELSEPPFDFEYKTVGDDVRDAVGHLWWLLTVDRDRIGELLKKSPVRTDVTRQQEMIDALRSAYEVELERDEQNDRELTYHLAEPAVPSLQETKIGKDTLEGSKSGKEAVKSVADSVSAGLQREAQSGVEPMHSGTIHRKMAGRAVQGTAYDNSADDLKDASTDPDQWDQKCRVCSDGWVNLGDRFDLVDISLSAVEDDLRRAIRDIDDSASPHHMYVPGGEEFEVTGLLSIVLPPSITLLEVELIGAAPQDAQAHWENATIGSYTNIDELGRSFHFLQDMSQPLHTGSIGPQVLDTQGTIHYAYKRFIQDNWNNASDTSKDFSERFDEGTNNPQWDGSMEEACKAIANDSTNYSEQVYETIVNNGPNNRDDWDDFVENSAYACMWFAGAYSRGAINNL comes from the coding sequence ATGGAGTCTGAAAAAACCTCTCGGCGAACCGTGTTGAAAGCGATCGGCGGCACCGCGGCCTTCGCAGGTGCTACGGGAGTCGGCAACGCGGCGACCAGACAGGGCACGGTGGCGGAACTCTCGGAGCCACCGTTCGACTTCGAGTACAAAACGGTCGGAGACGACGTTCGCGACGCCGTCGGCCACCTGTGGTGGTTGCTGACCGTCGATCGCGACAGAATCGGCGAGCTGTTGAAGAAATCACCCGTGAGAACGGACGTAACCCGACAACAGGAGATGATAGACGCGTTGCGTTCGGCCTACGAGGTGGAACTCGAACGGGACGAACAAAACGACCGGGAACTCACCTATCACCTCGCCGAACCGGCAGTTCCCTCGCTACAGGAGACGAAGATCGGAAAGGACACGCTGGAAGGGTCGAAGAGCGGAAAGGAAGCCGTCAAAAGCGTCGCCGACAGCGTGAGCGCTGGCCTGCAACGGGAGGCCCAGTCGGGGGTCGAACCGATGCACTCCGGGACGATTCACCGGAAAATGGCGGGCCGTGCAGTTCAGGGCACTGCCTACGACAACTCGGCCGACGACCTGAAAGACGCATCGACCGACCCCGACCAGTGGGACCAAAAGTGCCGGGTCTGTTCCGACGGCTGGGTGAACTTGGGCGACAGATTCGATCTGGTCGATATCTCTCTCAGCGCGGTCGAGGACGATCTCCGGCGGGCCATCCGAGACATCGACGACTCGGCCAGCCCCCATCACATGTACGTTCCGGGAGGAGAGGAGTTCGAGGTCACCGGCCTCCTCTCGATAGTCCTGCCACCGTCGATCACCCTGCTCGAAGTGGAACTCATCGGAGCCGCACCACAGGATGCCCAAGCCCACTGGGAGAACGCCACCATCGGGTCCTACACCAACATCGACGAACTCGGGCGGTCGTTCCACTTCCTGCAGGACATGTCCCAGCCCCTGCACACCGGCTCGATCGGACCGCAGGTACTGGACACGCAAGGTACGATTCATTACGCGTACAAACGCTTCATTCAGGACAACTGGAACAACGCCAGCGACACCTCGAAGGACTTCTCCGAGAGGTTCGACGAGGGCACAAACAACCCGCAGTGGGACGGCTCGATGGAAGAAGCGTGCAAGGCGATAGCGAACGACTCGACGAACTACTCCGAACAGGTCTACGAGACCATCGTCAACAACGGTCCCAACAACCGTGACGACTGGGACGACTTCGTGGAAAACTCGGCGTACGCTTGCATGTGGTTCGCCGGGGCCTACTCTCGCGGAGCGATCAACAATCTGTAG
- the cca gene encoding CCA tRNA nucleotidyltransferase: MTGEETDEKFEAVVRRVGERIDPDERERERMCDAVAALTERAEDAIADLPVSGDAIQVGSTARGTWISGDRDIDLFVRFPADVDREELESYGLAVGHAVLPEGREDFAEHPYVTGEFDGFDVDLVPCYRLDSATEIQSAVDRTPFHNEYLNERIDADLAGEVRLFKQFLKGIGAYGSDLRTRGFSGYLTELLVVEYGSFRAVIEAAADEWHPPVRFDPEDHATATFEDPLVVVDPTDPERNVAAVCAAENVARLQHYARDLLGDPRDELFFPDEADLLDAAAVRDAVRDRATTPVAVRFDAPDVVEDQLYPQLRKSLAGVRDELSRRGFDPLRAEAFAADSAVLLVELEVAERPAVERHEGPPVHVRQHAEGFFGKYADDPDAYGPFIDGDRYVVERDREFETAEEFLRSDALFDVALGVHVESALEDGYDVLVGDEVAQLADEFGARLADYFDPAP, from the coding sequence ATGACCGGCGAGGAGACCGACGAGAAATTCGAGGCGGTGGTTCGGCGGGTCGGCGAGCGAATCGACCCCGACGAGCGCGAGCGCGAGCGAATGTGCGACGCCGTGGCCGCGCTGACCGAGCGTGCGGAAGACGCCATCGCCGACCTGCCCGTCTCCGGCGACGCGATTCAGGTCGGGAGTACCGCCCGCGGGACGTGGATTAGCGGCGACCGGGACATCGACCTGTTCGTGCGGTTTCCCGCCGACGTGGACCGCGAGGAGCTAGAGTCCTACGGGCTGGCGGTCGGCCACGCCGTCCTGCCGGAGGGCCGCGAGGACTTCGCCGAACACCCCTACGTGACCGGCGAGTTCGACGGCTTCGACGTGGACCTCGTGCCCTGCTACCGTCTCGACTCGGCGACCGAGATTCAGTCCGCAGTAGACCGGACGCCGTTCCACAACGAGTACCTGAACGAACGCATCGACGCCGACCTCGCCGGGGAAGTGCGCCTGTTCAAGCAGTTCTTGAAAGGCATCGGCGCGTACGGGAGCGACCTCCGGACCCGCGGGTTCTCGGGCTACCTGACCGAACTCCTCGTCGTGGAGTACGGGAGTTTCCGCGCGGTAATCGAGGCCGCGGCCGACGAGTGGCACCCTCCGGTCCGGTTCGACCCCGAGGACCACGCCACCGCAACGTTCGAGGACCCGCTAGTCGTCGTGGACCCGACCGACCCCGAGCGCAACGTGGCGGCGGTCTGCGCCGCCGAGAACGTCGCGCGCCTCCAGCACTACGCGCGGGACCTCCTCGGCGACCCCCGCGACGAGCTATTCTTCCCCGACGAGGCCGACCTCCTCGACGCGGCGGCGGTCCGCGATGCGGTCCGGGACCGCGCGACGACCCCGGTCGCGGTGCGCTTCGACGCGCCCGACGTGGTCGAGGACCAACTCTACCCCCAACTCCGGAAGTCGCTCGCTGGCGTCCGCGACGAGTTGTCGCGCCGGGGGTTCGACCCGCTCCGGGCCGAGGCGTTCGCCGCCGATTCGGCGGTTCTCCTCGTGGAGTTGGAGGTCGCCGAGCGCCCCGCGGTCGAGCGCCACGAGGGGCCGCCGGTCCACGTCCGACAGCACGCCGAGGGCTTCTTCGGGAAGTATGCGGACGACCCCGACGCCTACGGCCCCTTCATCGATGGCGACCGCTACGTCGTGGAGCGCGACCGGGAGTTCGAGACCGCCGAGGAGTTCCTGCGGAGCGACGCGCTGTTCGACGTGGCGCTGGGCGTCCACGTCGAGTCGGCGCTCGAAGACGGCTACGACGTGCTGGTCGGCGACGAGGTCGCGCAACTGGCCGACGAGTTCGGCGCGCGACTGGCCGACTACTTCGACCCCGCGCCGTGA